The proteins below are encoded in one region of Ricinus communis isolate WT05 ecotype wild-type chromosome 6, ASM1957865v1, whole genome shotgun sequence:
- the LOC8288418 gene encoding partner of Y14 and mago isoform X1: MATNNNGGGGREEEQIKKMAELSKTLKEGERILAPTRRPDGTLRKPIRIRAGYVPQDEVAIYQSRGALWKKEMQSLHVVPPGYDPGMDAKPKTKSVKRNERKKEKRLQQAALEKGKNLDASAAGDMKREVLPDEDVGHASESVKSLTSQMNELDVSANPVLSIPGDSTETLDPNASSQDIDKRIRALKKKIRQAEAQQQKATSQDMKPEQLEKLAKLEGWHQELKILEGKKSEQAAS; encoded by the exons atggcTACCAATAATAACGGTGGAGGAGGACGAGAAGAAGAGCAAATCAAGAAAATGGCAGAGTTGagcaaaaccctaaaagaaGGAGAGAGAATACTTGCTCCGACCCGAAGACCCGATGGTACCCTCCGTAAACCCATTCGTATTCGCGCCGGTTATGTCCCTCAAGATGAAGTCGCCATTTACCAATCCAGAGGTGCCCTT TGGAAAAAGGAGATGCAATCTCTGCACGTAGTGCCGCCAGGTTATGATCCAGGTATGGATGCAAAACCAAAGACGAAATCAGTAaagagaaatgaaagaaagaaggagaagagGTTACAG caggCTGCTCTTGAAAAGGGTAAGAACTTGGACGCATCGGCAGCTGGGGACATGAAAAGGGAAGTGTTACCTGATGAAGATGTAGGCCATGCATCAGAATCTGTGAAATCATTGACATCTCAGATGAATGAGCTAGATGTTTCTGCAAATCCTGTTCTCAGTATTCCCGGAGACTCGACAGAGACCTTAGATCCAAATGCTTCATCTCAAGATATCGATAAAAGAATCCGGGCACTTAAAAAGAAG ATTCGACAAGCAGAAGCTCAGCAGCAGAAAGCTACTTCACAGGATATGAAGCCAGAGCAGTTGGAGAAGTTGGCAAAACTGGAGGGCTGGCACCAGGAGCTAAAGATATTAGAGGGTAAAAAATCTGAACAGGCAGCATCATGA
- the LOC8288416 gene encoding transmembrane protein 87B — protein MDFASRGRSYNVINILFVIVLIVTGSAIEVCNASIHIYNNEVFSDVGNAYLLSGGSEGIVASLLNTGRSYIRFKDITFWRTKAAAEEHSEMEHSTGLIQVVIFEAADRNNIGGSAYGGQRSICCTPDLAKLEGCKQGEVIRIPSATDVKWPIVMNVQFSGNYLSTEIRNEVVNITKTGMYNLFFITCDPKLKGLIMSGKTVWKNPDGYLPGRMAPLMKFYVFMSLAYLLLIVIWFTQYMRFWKDILQLQHCITAVVALGLFEMILWYSEYANFNSMGIRPVAITTWVVTVGAIRKTLARLLILSVSMGYGVVRPTLGGLTSKVILLGFTYFLASELLDITEYVGNINDVSGRARLFLVLPDAFLDAFLILWIFTSLSRTLEQLQAKRSAVKLDIYRKFSNALAVAVIASVAWIAYEVYFKATDPFNERWQGAWIITAFWDILAFALLCVICYLWAPSQSSQRYAYSEELGEESDDEEAQSLTRGKSDGDISLVEKKEKNAGSTDVFDQENETEEDKRE, from the exons GCAGATCTTATAACgttattaatattctttttgttatcGTTTTAATTGTGACGGGCTCAGCTATTGAAGTCTGTAATGCTTCAATTCACATTTACAATAACGAAGTGTTTAGCGATGTTGGAAATGCTTACCTTCTTTCTGGTGGTAGCGAAGGCATTGTCGCTTCTCTCCTGAATACTGGCCGCTCTTATATCAG GTTCAAGGATATTACATTCTGGAGGACTAAAGCTGCTGCTGAAGAGCACTCAGAAATGGAGCACAGTACAGGATTGATACAGGTTGTGATTTTCGAGGCAGCTGACCGAAATAATATTGGTGGTTCTGCTTATGGTGGACAAAGATCAATTTGTTGCACTCCCGATCTTGCTAAGCTAGAAGGTTGCAAGCAAGGTGAAGTCATTAGGATACCTTCAGCAACAGATGTCAAGTGGCCTATTGTTATGAATGTGCAATTCAGTGGTAACTACTTATCAACAGAGATAAGGAATGAGGTTGTAAATATCACAAAGACGGGAATGTATAACTTATTCTTCATCACATGCGATCCTAAACTCAAGGGATTAATAATGAGTGGAAAGACAGTTTGGAAGAATCCTGATGGTTATTTGCCTGGCAGGATGGCCCCTttaatgaagttttatgtGTTCATGTCTCTTGCATATCTTTTGCTTATTGTCATTTGGTTCACACAGTATATGAGGTTTTGGAAGGATATTTTGCAACTTCAGCATTGCATTACAGCCGTTGTTGCCCTAGGATTGTTTGAGATGATTCTTTGGTATTCTGAGTATGCGAACTTTAACAGCATGGGTATTAGGCCAGTTGCAATTACAACTTGGGTTGTGACTGTTGGAGCTATAAGGAAAACTCTTGCTCGCCTCCTTATACTTTCAGTTTCTATGGGTTATGGAGTTGTGAGGCCCACTCTTGGTGGTCTTACATCGAAGGTGATTCTTCTTggatttacatattttttggCATCTGAGTTGCTTGATATTACTGAGTATGTGGGAAACATCAATGACGTATCAGGAAGAGCAAGACTGTTTCTAGTCCTTCCTGATGCATTCTTGGATGCATTTTTGATATTGTGGATATTTACATCTCTTTCAAGAACATTGGAGCAGCTACAG GCAAAAAGAAGTGCTGTTAAGTTGGATATCTACAGGAAGTTCTCAAATGCACTAGCTGTGGCAGTGATAGCTTCTGTTGCTTGGATAGCTTATGAG GTTTACTTCAAAGCAACTGATCCATTCAATGAAAGGTGGCAAGGTGCTTGGATCATTACAGCATTCTGGGACATTCTTGCATTTGCCTTGCTGTGTGTTATTTGCTATCTTTGGGCTCCTTCTCAAAGCTCACAACG GTATGCCTACTCAGAAGAATTAGGAGAGGAatctgatgatgaagaagcACAATCTCTAACAAGGGGAAAGTCAGACGGTGATATCAGTTTAGtcgaaaagaaagaaaagaacgCAGGGAGCACGGATGTCTTTGATCAAGAGAATGAGACAGAAGAAGATAAGAGAGAATGA
- the LOC8288417 gene encoding Werner syndrome ATP-dependent helicase homolog translates to MEAPWGAVLFKEEKESHTLYTVQFFDNIINVTLTSSAVEAIDWLNKTLSLHYNLLEKEELVVGIGVQWNPIKDDNQESCADILQLCIGDRCLIFQLSVPNAEFPVSLRTFLSNGKKKTFAGTMNVRECEKMLLKSRHQVEISRLFHVRNHAISASGERLVDKDSVGEVVEKCLGYQGMKFQKAVTGSKWDDLVLNDDQVLLATVGAYVSFRIAKKCRAWKWCGRK, encoded by the coding sequence ATGGAAGCGCCGTGGGGAGCAGTCCTCtttaaagaagagaaagaatcACACACATTATACACAGTCCAGTTCTTTGACAATATCATCAATGTGACCTTAACTTCCTCTGCTGTGGAGGCAATAGATTGGCTGAACAAAACACTCAGCCTACACTACAACTtacttgaaaaagaagaacttGTAGTAGGGATTGGGGTACAGTGGAATCCAATAAAAGATGATAATCAAGAATCTTGTGCTGATATTCTGCAGCTCTGCATCGGCGATCGCTGCTTGATCTTTCAACTTTCTGTACCCAACGCCGAGTTTCCTGTCAGTCTCCGGACATTTCTTTCTAATGGAAAGAAGAAAACGTTTGCTGGGACTATGAATGTGAGAGAGTGTGAGAAAATGCTGCTGAAGTCGAGGCACCAGGTGGAGATTTCAAGGCTTTTTCATGTGAGGAACCACGCGATATCCGCGAGCGGAGAGAGACTTGTTGATAAAGATTCTGTTggggaagttgtggagaagtGTTTAGGGTATCAAGGAATGAAATTTCAGAAGGCTGTAACTGGTAGTAAGTGGGATGATCTTGTTCTTAATGACGATCAGGTTTTGCTTGCTACTGTTGGTGCTTATGTTTCCTTTCGTATTGCCAAGAAATGCCGTGCTTGGAAGTGGTGCGGCAGGAAGTGA
- the LOC8288418 gene encoding partner of Y14 and mago isoform X2 codes for MATNNNGGGGREEEQIKKMAELSKTLKEGERILAPTRRPDGTLRKPIRIRAGYVPQDEVAIYQSRGALWKKEMQSLHVVPPGYDPGMDAKPKTKSVKRNERKKEKRLQAALEKGKNLDASAAGDMKREVLPDEDVGHASESVKSLTSQMNELDVSANPVLSIPGDSTETLDPNASSQDIDKRIRALKKKIRQAEAQQQKATSQDMKPEQLEKLAKLEGWHQELKILEGKKSEQAAS; via the exons atggcTACCAATAATAACGGTGGAGGAGGACGAGAAGAAGAGCAAATCAAGAAAATGGCAGAGTTGagcaaaaccctaaaagaaGGAGAGAGAATACTTGCTCCGACCCGAAGACCCGATGGTACCCTCCGTAAACCCATTCGTATTCGCGCCGGTTATGTCCCTCAAGATGAAGTCGCCATTTACCAATCCAGAGGTGCCCTT TGGAAAAAGGAGATGCAATCTCTGCACGTAGTGCCGCCAGGTTATGATCCAGGTATGGATGCAAAACCAAAGACGAAATCAGTAaagagaaatgaaagaaagaaggagaagagGTTACAG gCTGCTCTTGAAAAGGGTAAGAACTTGGACGCATCGGCAGCTGGGGACATGAAAAGGGAAGTGTTACCTGATGAAGATGTAGGCCATGCATCAGAATCTGTGAAATCATTGACATCTCAGATGAATGAGCTAGATGTTTCTGCAAATCCTGTTCTCAGTATTCCCGGAGACTCGACAGAGACCTTAGATCCAAATGCTTCATCTCAAGATATCGATAAAAGAATCCGGGCACTTAAAAAGAAG ATTCGACAAGCAGAAGCTCAGCAGCAGAAAGCTACTTCACAGGATATGAAGCCAGAGCAGTTGGAGAAGTTGGCAAAACTGGAGGGCTGGCACCAGGAGCTAAAGATATTAGAGGGTAAAAAATCTGAACAGGCAGCATCATGA
- the LOC8288420 gene encoding pectinesterase, with protein sequence MIGKVVVSGISLILVVGVVIGVVAAVNRGGGSTSTENLSPHMKAVTQLCQPTNYKETCTQTLSGVNSTDPKELIKAGILAISSSLTKSLNLSDDLVVKAGSEPRTKLALEDCKTLLKEANEELQDTLAKMSDINLKTIADQADEFRIWLSSIISYQELCMDGFDQDNEVKSAVQKSTEFGSELTDNVLNILGGISDVLKSFGLQFNLPGSNSRRLLQADGYPTWLSGADRKLLAARNNAKLPPNAVVALDGSGKFKSINDAINSYPNGHKGRYVIYVKAGIYHEAVKVPKTHTNIYMYGDGPRKTIVTGKKSFTSGINTWNTASFVVEADGFICKSMGFQNTAGPDGHQAVAIRVNSDMSVFHNCRMDGYQDTLLYQAKRQFYRNCVISGTIDFLFGYGAAVIQNSLIIVRKPNPNQFNTVTADGRKERGQNTGLVIHNCRIVPEVKLAPQRLTTRTYLGRPWKQYSRTVVMETQLGDLIQPDGWMPWAGSQFLDTLYYAEYANSGPGANTARRVKWKTLHLLNRNEAQQFTVGRFLAGAGQWIGGAGAPFLLGFKR encoded by the exons ATGATTGGAAAAGTTGTTGTTTCAGGGATTTCCCTAATTCTTGTTGTTGGTGTTGTCATCGGAGTGGTGGCAGCTGTCAACCGCGGTGGTGGATCAACTAGCACTGAAAACTTGTCACCACATATGAAGGCTGTTACCCAATTATGCCAGCCTACGAATTACAAGGAAACTTGCACCCAAACCCTCAGTGGTGTTAACAGCACTGATCCTAAAGAGCTCATCAAGGCAGGCATATTAGCCATTTCATCTTCCTTGACAAAATCATTGAACTTGAGTGATGATCTCGTTGTCAAGGCTGGTAGCGAACCCCGCACCAAATTGGCCTTGGAAGATTGCAAGACATTGTTGAAAGAAGCCAATGAGGAGCTTCAGGATACACTTGCAAAGATGTCTGATATAAACCTGAAAACAATAGCTGACCAAGCTGATGAATTCCGTATTTGGTTGAGTTCGATCATCTCTTACCAAGAATTGTGCATGGATGGATTTGATCAGGACAACGAAGTGAAATCAGCAGTGCAAAAAAGCACTGAATTTGGAAGCGAACTGACAGACAATGTCCTGAACATTCTTGGTGGAATTTCAGATGTCTTGAAATCCTTCGGCCTTCAATTTAATCTTCCTGGTAGCAATTCTCGCCGCCTTCTACAGGCTGATGGGTACCCAACCTGGTTATCTGGTGCTGATCGTAAGCTCTTGGCAGCCCGCAACAATGCCAAGCTCCCACCAAATGCAGTTGTAGCTCTTGATGGTAGTGGTAAATTCAAGTCCATTAACGATGCTATAAATTCATACCCTAACGGTCACAAGGGCCGATATGTTATCTACGTTAAGGCTGGAATCTATCACGAGGCAGTAAAGGTGCCAAAGACCCACACTAACATTTACATGTACGGTGATGGACCTAGGAAGACCATCGTCACAGGAAAGAAGAGCTTCACCAGTGGCATAAACACCTGGAACACCGCCTCATTTG TGGTTGAGGCTGATGGGTTCATTTGCAAGTCCATGGGATTCCAAAACACAGCCGGTCCAGATGGTCACCAGGCTGTTGCCATTCGTGTTAACTCCGACATGTCAGTTTTCCACAACTGCAGAATGGACGGGTATCAGGACACATTGTTGTACCAAGCCAAGCGTCAATTTTACCGCAACTGTGTTATCTCAGGAACCATTGATTTCCTCTTCGGTTATGGAGCAGCTGTTATCCAGAACTCCTTGATCATTGTTAGGAAACCAAACCCAAACCAGTTCAACACTGTGACAGCAGATGGCAGGAAGGAAAGAGGACAAAACACTGGACTTGTTATCCACAATTGCAGGATTGTTCCCGAGGTAAAACTTGCTCCTCAGAGGCTAACCACCAGAACATACTTGGGCAGACCATGGAAGCAATACTCCAGGACTGTAGTTATGGAGACACAATTGGGAGATTTGATTCAACCTGATGGATGGATGCCATGGGCTGGAAGCCAGTTTCTCGACACATTGTACTATGCTGAATACGCAAACAGTGGACCTGGTGCAAACACTGCTAGGAGGGTTAAGTGGAAGACACTTCATTTGTTGAACAGGAATGAAGCTCAACAATTCACTGTCGGAAGATTCCTTGCTGGTGCCGGACAATGGATCGGAGGCGCTGGAGCTCCTTTCTTGCTTGGGTTTAAGAGATAG
- the LOC8288418 gene encoding partner of Y14 and mago isoform X3 translates to MATNNNGGGGREEEQIKKMAELSKTLKEGERILAPTRRPDGTLRKPIRIRAGYVPQDEVAIYQSRGALWKKEMQSLHVVPPGYDPGMDAKPKTKSVKRNERKKEKRLQGKNLDASAAGDMKREVLPDEDVGHASESVKSLTSQMNELDVSANPVLSIPGDSTETLDPNASSQDIDKRIRALKKKIRQAEAQQQKATSQDMKPEQLEKLAKLEGWHQELKILEGKKSEQAAS, encoded by the exons atggcTACCAATAATAACGGTGGAGGAGGACGAGAAGAAGAGCAAATCAAGAAAATGGCAGAGTTGagcaaaaccctaaaagaaGGAGAGAGAATACTTGCTCCGACCCGAAGACCCGATGGTACCCTCCGTAAACCCATTCGTATTCGCGCCGGTTATGTCCCTCAAGATGAAGTCGCCATTTACCAATCCAGAGGTGCCCTT TGGAAAAAGGAGATGCAATCTCTGCACGTAGTGCCGCCAGGTTATGATCCAGGTATGGATGCAAAACCAAAGACGAAATCAGTAaagagaaatgaaagaaagaaggagaagagGTTACAG GGTAAGAACTTGGACGCATCGGCAGCTGGGGACATGAAAAGGGAAGTGTTACCTGATGAAGATGTAGGCCATGCATCAGAATCTGTGAAATCATTGACATCTCAGATGAATGAGCTAGATGTTTCTGCAAATCCTGTTCTCAGTATTCCCGGAGACTCGACAGAGACCTTAGATCCAAATGCTTCATCTCAAGATATCGATAAAAGAATCCGGGCACTTAAAAAGAAG ATTCGACAAGCAGAAGCTCAGCAGCAGAAAGCTACTTCACAGGATATGAAGCCAGAGCAGTTGGAGAAGTTGGCAAAACTGGAGGGCTGGCACCAGGAGCTAAAGATATTAGAGGGTAAAAAATCTGAACAGGCAGCATCATGA
- the LOC8288418 gene encoding partner of Y14 and mago isoform X4: MVPSVNPFVFAPVMSLKMKSPFTNPEVPLEKDMTGFAFTVLTQWKKEMQSLHVVPPGYDPGMDAKPKTKSVKRNERKKEKRLQQAALEKGKNLDASAAGDMKREVLPDEDVGHASESVKSLTSQMNELDVSANPVLSIPGDSTETLDPNASSQDIDKRIRALKKKIRQAEAQQQKATSQDMKPEQLEKLAKLEGWHQELKILEGKKSEQAAS, translated from the exons ATGGTACCCTCCGTAAACCCATTCGTATTCGCGCCGGTTATGTCCCTCAAGATGAAGTCGCCATTTACCAATCCAGAGGTGCCCTT GGAAAAAGATATGACAGGTTTTGCTTTTACTGTGCTGACGCAGTGGAAAAAGGAGATGCAATCTCTGCACGTAGTGCCGCCAGGTTATGATCCAGGTATGGATGCAAAACCAAAGACGAAATCAGTAaagagaaatgaaagaaagaaggagaagagGTTACAG caggCTGCTCTTGAAAAGGGTAAGAACTTGGACGCATCGGCAGCTGGGGACATGAAAAGGGAAGTGTTACCTGATGAAGATGTAGGCCATGCATCAGAATCTGTGAAATCATTGACATCTCAGATGAATGAGCTAGATGTTTCTGCAAATCCTGTTCTCAGTATTCCCGGAGACTCGACAGAGACCTTAGATCCAAATGCTTCATCTCAAGATATCGATAAAAGAATCCGGGCACTTAAAAAGAAG ATTCGACAAGCAGAAGCTCAGCAGCAGAAAGCTACTTCACAGGATATGAAGCCAGAGCAGTTGGAGAAGTTGGCAAAACTGGAGGGCTGGCACCAGGAGCTAAAGATATTAGAGGGTAAAAAATCTGAACAGGCAGCATCATGA